A single window of Colletes latitarsis isolate SP2378_abdomen chromosome 11, iyColLati1, whole genome shotgun sequence DNA harbors:
- the LOC143347685 gene encoding methyltransferase-like protein 25B isoform X1, with amino-acid sequence MMACVSERVQNKYFSDALNLFAETQWLYNTPVTDLLAKGLLDFLPTDWLNVLQILEIQELNNMVVKKTTKPQWPETLKAFVKKCKNLNRLPLINTVLSTTLPKNFQIGLNDKKQHEIMHLAHLVHKQCAPHDINVIIDFGAGLGYVCQLLYHLYGYKVLGLEKNQANVNKARDRQVKMYPDSLEYVKYNCCDLTCDSVEIIETILRTEFQENSDVCLIGLHACGDLSIHASKIFLNMKAAQIFIMISCCYHKLSISKSIQINASTEKQYFNNFPLSNCLKSVILNTDFDIGLFLRQPFLRLACQEPADRWNNMSAETHNQHSFYVLARAVLQLYATENGFFLKKCTRKGTRKSQCLNFETYVKDSLNRYILQSLKDEKIEVQNIQSDLDIHEKNIIELWKNHYNKLKVVEIYTALQLMLQSAAESLILQDWLCWMHERGLDATIIPVMNKQLSPRSYAIVSWKR; translated from the exons atg ATGGCGTGTGTAAGTGAACGTGTACAAAATAAGTATTTTTCGGATGCCTTGAATTTATTTGCCGAAACACAGTGGCTTTATAATACTCCAGTCACAGATTTATTAGCCAAAGGATTACTTGATTTTTTACCAACAGACTGGTTGAATGTTTTGCAAATTTTAGAAATCCAAGAACTTAACAACATGGTTGTAAAGAAAACGACAAAG ccACAATGGCCAGAGACTTTAAAAGCTTttgttaaaaaatgtaaaaatttgaATAGATTACCACTTATAAATACTGTATTGTCTACAACATTAccaaagaattttcaaataggACTTAATGATAAAAAACAACATGAAATAATGCATTTGGCACATTTAGTGCATAAGCAATGCGCACCGCACGATATTAACGTTATTATTGATTTTGGTGCAGGTTTG GGATATGTTTGTCAATTATTATATCATTTGTATGGTTACAAAGTTCTGGGATTAGAAAAAAATCAAGCAAATGTAAATAAAGCTAGAGACAGACAAGTAAAAATGTATCCCGATTCATTAGAATATGTTAAATATAATTGCTGTGATTTAACATGTGACTCTGTTGAAATAATAGAGACTATTTTACGTACTGAATTCCAAGAAAATTCAGATGTTTGTTTAATTGGTTTGCATGCTTGTGGAGATCTTAGCATACATgcatcaaaaatatttctcaatatGAAAGCAGCACAGATTTTTATTATGATTTCTTGCTGTTATCATAAACTATCAATATCAAAAAGTATACAAATAAATGCATCAACCGAAAAACAATACTTTAATAACTTCCCATTATCTAATTGTCTTAAATCCGTAATTCTCAACACTGATTTTGATATTGGTCTCTTCTTAAGACAACCGTTTTTACGATTAGCGTGCCAAGAACCAGCAGATAGATGGAATAATATGTCTGCTGAAACTCATAATCAACATTCTTTTTACGTTCTTGCAAGGGCAGTCCTTCAATTATATGCAACTGAAA atgGTTTCTTTCTCAAGAAATGTACTCGTAAAGGAACAAGAAAATCACAGTGTTTAAATTTTGAAACTTACGTTAAAGATTCATTAAATAGATATATTTTACAGTCATTAAAAGACGAAAAAATCGAAGTACAAA ATATACAATCCGATCTTGATATACATGAGAAAAATATAATAGAACTGTGGAAAAATCATTATAATAAACTAAAAGTTGTAGAAATTTATACCGCTTTACAATTGATGTTACAATCAGCGGCAGAGTCACTTATCCTTCAAGATTGGTTATGTTGGATGCACGAACGGGGTTTAGATGCTACAATTATTCCAGTTATGAACAAACAGTTATCTCCACGGTCATATGCAATTGTATCTTGGAAACGATAA
- the LOC143347685 gene encoding methyltransferase-like protein 25B isoform X2, with amino-acid sequence MMACVSERVQNKYFSDALNLFAETQWLYNTPVTDLLAKGLLDFLPTDWLNVLQILEIQELNNMVVKKTTKPQWPETLKAFVKKCKNLNRLPLINTVLSTTLPKNFQIGLNDKKQHEIMHLAHLVHKQCAPHDINVIIDFGAGLGYVCQLLYHLYGYKVLGLEKNQANVNKARDRQVKMYPDSLEYVKYNCCDLTCDSVEIIETILRTEFQENSDVCLIGLHACGDLSIHASKIFLNMKAAQIFIMISCCYHKLSISKSIQINASTEKQYFNNFPLSNCLKSVILNTDFDIGLFLRQPFLRLACQEPADRWNNMSAETHNQHSFYVLARAVLQLYATENIQSDLDIHEKNIIELWKNHYNKLKVVEIYTALQLMLQSAAESLILQDWLCWMHERGLDATIIPVMNKQLSPRSYAIVSWKR; translated from the exons atg ATGGCGTGTGTAAGTGAACGTGTACAAAATAAGTATTTTTCGGATGCCTTGAATTTATTTGCCGAAACACAGTGGCTTTATAATACTCCAGTCACAGATTTATTAGCCAAAGGATTACTTGATTTTTTACCAACAGACTGGTTGAATGTTTTGCAAATTTTAGAAATCCAAGAACTTAACAACATGGTTGTAAAGAAAACGACAAAG ccACAATGGCCAGAGACTTTAAAAGCTTttgttaaaaaatgtaaaaatttgaATAGATTACCACTTATAAATACTGTATTGTCTACAACATTAccaaagaattttcaaataggACTTAATGATAAAAAACAACATGAAATAATGCATTTGGCACATTTAGTGCATAAGCAATGCGCACCGCACGATATTAACGTTATTATTGATTTTGGTGCAGGTTTG GGATATGTTTGTCAATTATTATATCATTTGTATGGTTACAAAGTTCTGGGATTAGAAAAAAATCAAGCAAATGTAAATAAAGCTAGAGACAGACAAGTAAAAATGTATCCCGATTCATTAGAATATGTTAAATATAATTGCTGTGATTTAACATGTGACTCTGTTGAAATAATAGAGACTATTTTACGTACTGAATTCCAAGAAAATTCAGATGTTTGTTTAATTGGTTTGCATGCTTGTGGAGATCTTAGCATACATgcatcaaaaatatttctcaatatGAAAGCAGCACAGATTTTTATTATGATTTCTTGCTGTTATCATAAACTATCAATATCAAAAAGTATACAAATAAATGCATCAACCGAAAAACAATACTTTAATAACTTCCCATTATCTAATTGTCTTAAATCCGTAATTCTCAACACTGATTTTGATATTGGTCTCTTCTTAAGACAACCGTTTTTACGATTAGCGTGCCAAGAACCAGCAGATAGATGGAATAATATGTCTGCTGAAACTCATAATCAACATTCTTTTTACGTTCTTGCAAGGGCAGTCCTTCAATTATATGCAACTGAAA ATATACAATCCGATCTTGATATACATGAGAAAAATATAATAGAACTGTGGAAAAATCATTATAATAAACTAAAAGTTGTAGAAATTTATACCGCTTTACAATTGATGTTACAATCAGCGGCAGAGTCACTTATCCTTCAAGATTGGTTATGTTGGATGCACGAACGGGGTTTAGATGCTACAATTATTCCAGTTATGAACAAACAGTTATCTCCACGGTCATATGCAATTGTATCTTGGAAACGATAA
- the Med8 gene encoding mediator complex subunit 8, with the protein MQREEKQLDSALEAIIMRINDLKTAIAAMIFKLEHEYETLNWPNFLDNFALISGHLTSLSKILGHDKAPNLKNLTVLPLRLCPEKDEELLRLTEGRISTFAHDLVPDYLRTKVEPQAEQKMIQLEAKAANLNYETSHKQVAQYTKVISHIWDIANKAREEWESEAGSRATQAQTSSTADTHALVAAVGMGKGLKSDSVQMVQSGVNSVPSGMMVGRPGNQQQTPGQGSLGNPSLGQISKAPSTIKTNIKAASQIHPYR; encoded by the exons ATGCAAAGGGAAGAAAAACAATTGGATTCTGCCTTAGAGGCTATTATTATGAGAATAAACGACTTAAAAACAGCTATAGCTGCAATGATATTCAAATTGGAACATGAATATGAAACATTAAATTGGCCTAATTTCCTTGATAATTTTGCACTTATTTCAGGACAC ttAACTAGCTTATCAAAAATCCTTGGACATGATAAAGCACCaaacttaaaaaatttaacagttCTACCATTACGATTATGCCCTGAGAAAGATGAAGAACTGCTTCGATTAACCGAAGGTAGAATTTCTACatttgctcatgatttagtaCCAGATTATCTACGAACGAAAGTGGAGCCTCAAGCTGAACAAAAAATGATACAGCTTGAAGCAAAAGCTGCAAATTTAAATTATGAGACTTCACAT AAACAAGTTGCACAATACACAAAAGTAATTAGTCATATATGGGATATAGCAAATAAAGcacgtgaagaatgggaaagcgaAGCCGGATCTAGAGCAACTCAAGCTCAAACTAGTAGTACAGCAGATACTCATGCTCTTGTAGCAGCTGTAGGTATGGGTAAAGGTTTAAAG TCTGATTCTGTTCAAATGGTTCAATCTGGAGTGAATTCTGTACCTAGTGGAATGATGGTAGGTAGGCCTGGAAATCAGCAACAAACTCCAGGACAAGGATCTCTTGGAAATCCATCTC TGGGACAAATTAGTAAAGCGCCAAGTACAATCAAAACTAATATCAAAGCAGCATCGCAAATTCATCCATACAGATAA